One region of Synechococcus elongatus PCC 11801 genomic DNA includes:
- the purD gene encoding phosphoribosylamine--glycine ligase yields the protein MKILVVGNGGREHALVWKLAQSPTVEAIVCVPGNGGTAGAAKCRNHALNPLDGKALADLCTQEGISLAVIGPEAPLAAGVADFLRDRGIAVFGPGQAGAQIEASKAWAKALMAEANIPTATAAVFTNAASALDYVRQQGAPIVVKADGLAAGKGVIVAQTLAEAEAAITASFEGAFGAAGQTVVIEECLTGPEISVLAFTDGQTIRPLKVAQDHKRIGEGDTGLNTGGMGAYAPAPLATPELLAEVQAQILEPALATLRDRGIDYRGILYAGLMLTTAGPKVIEFNCRFGDPETQSVLPLLATPLVDVLLACAEGRLADLPELEWHEAVSACVVLAAGGYPSDYAKGDRIEGLAAAEAAGAVVFHAGTTAVDDAIQTAGGRVLNVVATAADFDAAFAKVYQALESIQFRDRYYRRDIGWQVRSGGAAAATHES from the coding sequence GTGAAAATTCTTGTTGTCGGTAACGGGGGCCGCGAGCATGCCCTCGTCTGGAAACTGGCTCAATCGCCGACTGTTGAGGCGATCGTTTGTGTGCCCGGTAATGGCGGCACGGCTGGTGCTGCCAAATGCCGCAACCACGCGCTCAATCCCTTGGATGGCAAAGCGTTGGCTGACCTCTGCACCCAGGAAGGGATTAGCTTAGCGGTGATCGGGCCGGAAGCCCCGCTGGCAGCAGGTGTGGCAGATTTCCTGCGCGATCGCGGTATTGCGGTCTTTGGACCGGGGCAAGCCGGTGCGCAGATTGAAGCCAGCAAAGCCTGGGCAAAAGCGTTGATGGCTGAGGCAAATATCCCCACTGCCACAGCGGCCGTTTTCACCAACGCGGCCTCAGCACTGGACTATGTGCGCCAGCAGGGTGCGCCGATTGTGGTCAAAGCCGACGGTTTGGCTGCCGGCAAGGGCGTGATTGTCGCCCAAACACTGGCCGAGGCAGAAGCCGCCATCACTGCCTCGTTTGAGGGAGCCTTTGGGGCAGCCGGTCAGACGGTCGTAATTGAAGAATGCCTGACAGGGCCGGAGATTTCCGTGCTGGCCTTCACCGATGGTCAAACCATTCGCCCGCTGAAAGTCGCGCAAGATCACAAGCGAATTGGCGAAGGCGACACTGGTCTAAATACAGGTGGCATGGGCGCCTATGCCCCCGCTCCCCTCGCAACGCCCGAACTGCTGGCAGAGGTGCAAGCCCAGATTCTCGAACCAGCGCTGGCGACCCTGCGCGATCGCGGCATTGACTATCGCGGCATCCTCTACGCCGGTTTGATGCTGACGACAGCTGGTCCCAAGGTGATTGAGTTCAACTGCCGCTTTGGTGATCCTGAAACCCAATCCGTGCTGCCGTTGCTGGCCACACCTCTGGTGGATGTCCTGCTTGCTTGTGCAGAAGGTCGCTTGGCAGATTTGCCGGAACTGGAATGGCACGAGGCGGTTTCGGCCTGTGTCGTGCTGGCTGCAGGGGGCTATCCAAGTGACTATGCCAAGGGCGATCGCATTGAAGGATTGGCCGCAGCGGAAGCGGCGGGCGCTGTCGTCTTCCATGCCGGCACTACTGCTGTGGATGACGCGATCCAAACAGCAGGCGGACGGGTGCTCAACGTCGTGGCTACGGCTGCTGACTTTGATGCAGCTTTTGCCAAGGTCTATCAGGCGTTGGAATCGATCCAGTTCCGCGATCGCTACTACCGGCGTGACATTGGTTGGCAAGTGCGATCGGGCGGGGCGGCGGCAGCAACCCACGAGTCGTAA